From one Melospiza melodia melodia isolate bMelMel2 chromosome 4, bMelMel2.pri, whole genome shotgun sequence genomic stretch:
- the TWF1 gene encoding twinfilin-1, with product MSHQTGIQASASVKDIFVGARNGQYRLLKIVIDNEQLVVGSSRQPVGSWEKDYDSFILPLLEDKQPCYILYRLDSQNAQGYEWIFIAWSPDHSPVRQKMLYAATRATLKKEFGGGHIKDEVFGTVQDDVSLNGYKKYLISQSSPAPLTAAEEELRQIKINEVQADVGVDTKHQTLQGVAFPIAKDAIQALEKLKNKKLNYVQLQIDMKNETIILANTFDTELKDLPKRVPKDAARYHFFLYKHTHEGDYLESIIFIYSMPGYTCSIRERMLYSSCKSPLLEIVETQLWMQIVRKIEIDNGDELTADFLYEEVHPKQHAYKQSFAKPKGPAGKRGIRRLIRGPAETETPSD from the exons AGCAGCTTGTTGTGGGATCCTCTAGACAGCCAGTTGGATCATGGGAAAAGGATTATGATTCCTTTATCCTTCCCCTTCTTGAAGACAAGCAACCATGTTACATATTATACAGATTAGATTCACAGAATGCTCAAGGATATGAGTGGATCTTCATTGCATGGTCACCTGATCACTCTCCT GTTCGTCAGAAAATGTTGTATGCAGCAACCCGGGCAACGCTTAAGAAAGAGTTTGGAGGTGGCCACATTAAGGATGAAGTATTTGGAACTGTACAG GATGATGTTTCACTGAATGGATATAAAAAATATTTGATATCACAATCCTCCCCCGCACCTTTGACTGCAGCAGAAGAGGAACTTCGACAAATTAAGATTAACGAG GTACAGGCAGATGTTGGTGTAGATACCAAGCATCAAACACTGCAAGGAGTAGCATTCCCCATTGCTAAAGATGCTATTCAGGCTCTGGAGAAACTGAAAAATAAGAAACTCAATTATGTACAACTG CAAATTGATATGAAGAATGAAACTATTATTTTGGCCAACACATTTGATACTGAACTTAAGGACTTGCCAAAAAGAGTTCCAAAGGATGCTGCACGTTACCACTTTTTCCTGTATAAGCACACACATGAAGGAGACTATTTGGAATCCATAA ttttcatCTACTCTATGCCAGGGTATACCTGTAGTATACGGGAACGAATGCTCTACTCTAGTTGCAAAAGTCCACTGTTAGAAATTGTAGAAACACAGTTGTGGATGCAGATAGTGAGAAAG aTTGAAATAGATAATGGTGATGAGTTAACTGCTGACTTTCTTTATGAAGAAGTACATCCAAAACAACATGCTTACAAACAGAGTTTTGCTAAACCAAAAGGTCCTGCAGGGAAGAGAGGAATACGAAGACTGATCAGAGGTCCAGCAGAGACTGAAACACCAAGTGATTAG